One Thermodesulfobacteriota bacterium genomic window carries:
- a CDS encoding nuclear transport factor 2 family protein, giving the protein MIRISVLIICLIILLDSCGNSDRKGIESILSQRQSALETKNLELYLECISPGYRAEKNGEVIDLDALKKQFETNVSLFDDIQISSKDQSIYIEGNTANVAQRTDVKLRIDKDKGAFRLSENLVFEKIDGKWRIIKESDADFLDGFVFGGKR; this is encoded by the coding sequence ATGATCAGAATATCCGTACTCATTATATGCTTGATAATATTGCTGGATTCTTGCGGCAACTCTGATAGAAAAGGGATAGAATCGATACTTTCACAAAGGCAGAGTGCCTTAGAAACGAAAAACCTTGAACTCTATCTCGAATGTATTTCGCCTGGCTACCGTGCGGAAAAAAACGGCGAGGTAATTGATCTTGATGCGTTAAAGAAGCAGTTTGAGACAAACGTATCGCTTTTTGATGATATTCAAATAAGTAGCAAGGATCAAAGCATTTATATAGAGGGTAACACGGCGAATGTTGCCCAGAGGACGGATGTGAAATTGCGAATTGACAAGGATAAAGGTGCCTTCAGACTGAGTGAAAACCTTGTATTTGAGAAGATAGACGGTAAATGGAGAATAATTAAAGAATCGGATGCTGACTTTCTTGATGGTTTTGTTTTTGGGGGGAAAAGATGA